In Streptomyces sannanensis, the DNA window ACAGCGAGTCGTCGTAGACCTCCAGCTTCGGCCGCTGATGCGCGCACAGCGCGTCCTCCACCGCCAGCGGATGCAGCCCGAACTCGCTGCTGACCAGGTCGAATTCCTCCTCTGTGGGCTCGTGCATGCCGAGCCAGAGAAACGCGTCCCCGGTGGCACGCGCCTCACCGAGAGCGTCGGAGAGGTCCGCCGGTCCCTCGGTGCGGCGTCCGTCACGGTAGATGGCACAATCGACGATCACGGCGCGCATTCTCCCCCGAAGCGGGCCCCGGCGCACCCAGGCCGGGCGGGCCGCCGTGCTCTGACCGGGAGGGTTCACCGGCTCGCGACGCTCCCCCGGAGGTGCCCCCAGGCACGGCACCTTTCCCCGTAGCCCTTCGGGCACGGGAGGTACCCCCACCGTTGTCGCATCGCGCGAGTACGGCCGAGTACGAGCTGCGACGCTCCGCCTTGCGATGCACCGCACCTGGTGGCACCTCCGGGGGCACCCTGGGGCACCCTGGGGGCACCCCCAGCGGTAGCTGGGGGAGGTAGCTGGGGGAGGTAGCTGGGGGAGCCGCGGGCTTCCCGGCAAACCTTTCCGGTCACAGCACTAGGCTGATCGGCATGCCCACGCTGATGCTTGTACGGCACGGACGCTCCACCGCCAACACCGCCGGTGTGCTCGCGGGCTGGACACCCGGCGTCGCCCTCGACGAGCGGGGCGCCGCCCAGGCGGCCGCGCTCCCCGGCAGGCTCGCCGGACTCCCGCTGGCCGCGGCCGTCACCAGCCCGCTCCAGCGCTGCCGGGACACCCTCCAGCCGCTGCTCGCCGCCCGCCCGGACCTGCCCCTGCACACCGACGAACGGATCGGCGAGTGCCACTACGGGGACTGGTCGGGCCGCAAACTCGCGGAACTCACCGACGAGCCGCTGATGGAGACCGTCCAGCGGCACCCCTCGGCCGCCGCCTTCCCCGGCGGTGAGTCGCTGCGGGCCATGCAGGCCCGGGCGGTCGGGGCGGTACGGGACTGGAACGCCCGCGTCGAGTCCGACCACGGGGAGGACGCGATCTATCTGATGTGCTCGCACGGCGACATCATCAAGTCGATCGTCGCCGACGCCCTCGGTATGCACCTCGACCTCTTCCAGCGGATCCGGGTGGACCCGTGTTCCCTCACCGTGATCCGCTACACCCGGCTGCGCCCCTTCCTGCTGCGCCTCGGCGACACCGGCGACCTCGCCTCGCTGCTGCCGCGCGGCGACGGCGGACAGGCCGTCGTCGGCGGCGGCGCGGGGGCGCCGTGATCGCCCGGCGCAGTAGGGTGGACGCGCCGAATACCGCGTAGCCATGACCCCACAGCCGATGCACAAGGGAGCCCAGGACGTGTCCCGCCAGGTGTTCTTCTACGATCCACCGGAGCGCTTCGTGGCCGGTACGGTCGGGATGCCCGGACGCCGTATGTTCTTCCTCCAGGCCTCCGCCGCGGGCCGGGTCACCAGCGTCGCGCTGGAGAAGACCCAGGTCGCCGCACTCGCCGAGCGGATCGACGAACTGCTCGACGAGGTGCTCCGCCGCACCGGCGGCAACGCCCCTGTGCCGGCCGTCGCGCCCCCCGACACCACCGACACGGCGCCGCTCGACACGCCCGTCGAGGAGGAGTTCCGGGTGGGCACGATGGCACTTGCCTGGGACGGCGAGGAACAGCGCATGATCATCGAGGCACAGGCGCTGGTGGAGTTGGAGGCCGACTCCGAGGAAGACCTCGCCGCAGCCGAGGAGCGGCTCCTCCAGGACGAGGAGAACGGCCCCCCGATGCTGCGTGTGCGGCTCACCGGAGCCCAGGCCAGGGCCTTCGCCAAGCGTGCCCTCGACGTCGTCAACGCGGGCCGGCCGCCGTGCCCGCTGTGCAGCCTGCCGCTCGACCCGGAAGGACATGTATGCCCGCGTCAGAACGGGTATCGTCGCGGAGCCTAGGCCCCGAGGGCTCCGCCTGTGAGCTGCTGACCGGCGGCGAGCTCACGGTGCGCGGCCGGATCCGCGAGGCCTCCAACGCGGTGCTGTTCTGCACGGTCGCGTACGACGGCGAGGAGGCGTCCTGCGTCTACAAGCCCATCGCCGGGGAGCGGCCCCTGTGGGACTTCCCCGACGGCACCCTCGCCCAGCGCGAGGTCGCCGCGTACGAGGTGTCCGAGGCCATGGGATGGGACCTGGTGCCGCCCACCGTGCTGCGCGACGGGCCGTACGGCGAGGGCATGGTCCAGCTGTGGGTCGAGGCGGATCCCGAGGCGTCCCTCCTCGCCCTGGTCGAGGACGAGGAGCCCGGGGACGGTTGGAAGGCGGTCGGCTTCGCCGACGTGGGCGAGGGTCGGACGGCGTTGCTGGTGCATGCCGACGACCCACGGCTGCAGCGGCTCGCCGTACTCGACGCGGTGATCAACAACGGCGACCGGAAGGGCGGGCATCTGCTGCCGACGCCCGACGGGCGGCTGTTCGGCATCGACCACGGGGTCACCTTCCACGTCGACGACAGGCTGCGCACGCTGCTGTGGGGCTGGGCGGGTGAGCCTCTGACGGCCGAGGCGGTCGAGGCCCTGGCGGGCCTCGACACCGCGCTGTCCGAGGGCGGCTTCCTCGCCGTCCGTCTGGCCGGACTGATCACCCAGGCCGAGGTGGCTGCCCTCCGCGCCCGCGTCCAGGCGCTGCGCGCGTCGGGTGTGCACCCGGAGCCGTCTGGGGAGTGGCCGGCCATCCCCTGGCCCCCGGTGTAGCCGTACTCCATCCGGTGGGCCTGGGGACACCTCTGGAGGCAGCCCCAGCGGGCAGTGTCCGTCCTCGAGCGCCGGACAGGCCGGAGAGTGACGCCCGTCGTTGGACGGGCCGAGTGCCGGATGACGGTTCATCGCCGGGCCGGCCGGAGTGTTCGTGCATGGTGCGAGCGGGAGCGCAAGTGGGCCCATTCGGCCAAGGTCACCTATCCGGTTCGTATCCGGAACAGGCGTCCGGTTAGGCTCATGGCATGCATGCCTGGCCCGCTTCCGAGGTCCCCGCCCTGCCCGGCAAGGGCCGCGACCTCCGGATCCACGACACCGCGACCGGCGGCCTCGTCACCCTCGACCCCGGTCCCGTCGCCCGTATCTACGTCTGCGGCATCACTCCGTACGACGCGACCCACATGGGTCACGCGGCGACCTACAACGCGTTCGACCTCGTTCAGCGCGTGTGGCTCGACACCAAGCGGCAGGTTCACTACGTCCAGAACGTGACGGACGTCGACGATCCCCTGCTGGAGCGCGCGAACCGCGACGGCGTCGACTGGATCGGCCTCGCCGAGCGTGAGACCTCGCTGTTCCGCGAGGACATGACCGCCCTCCGCATGCTGCCCCCGCAGCACTACATCGGCGCTGTCGAGGCGATACCCGGAATCGTGCCGCTCGTCGAGCGGCTGCGGGACGCCGGAGCCGCGTACGAGCTCGAAGGGGACATCTACTTCTCCGTCGAGGCCGACCCCCACTTCGGGGAGGTCTCGAACCTCGACGCCGCAGCCATGCGGTTGCTGTCCGCCGAGCGCGGCGGAGACCCGGACCGTCCGGGCAAGAAGAACCCGCTCGACCCGATGCTCTGGATGGCGGCCCGCGAGGGAGAGCCGAGCTGGGACGGGGGCACCCTGGGCCGCGGCCGGCCCGGCTGGCACATCGAGTGCGTGGCCATCGCCCTGGACCACCTCGGGATGGGCTTCGACGTGCAGGGCGGCGGCTCCGACCTGGCCTTCCCGCACCACGAGATGGGCGCCTCGCACGCCCAGACGCTGACCGGGGAGTACCCGTTCGCCAAGGCGTATGTCCACGCGGGCATGGTCGCCCTGGACGGAGAGAAGATGTCGAAGTCCAAGGGCAACCTGGTTTTCGTGTCGAAGCTGCGCCACGACGGCGTGGACCCGGCCGCGATCCGGCTGGCCCTGCTCGCGCACCACTACCGGGCCGACTGGGAGTGGACCGACAGCGTCCTCGAAGAGGCCGTGGCCCGGCTCGACCGGTGGCGCGCGGCGGTGTCCCGGCCCGACGGCCCGTCCGCCGACGCGCTGGTCGAGGAGATCCGCGAGGCGCTCGCGGACGACCTCGACGCCCCGGCTGCGCTGGCCGCGGTGGACCGCTGGGCCGCGCGCCAGCACAACGAGGGCGGTACGGACGAGGGCGCGCCCGGCGTCGTCTCGCGTGCCGTCGACGCTCTGCTCGGTGTGGCCCTGTAAGCACCACTCCTTTCCCAGCCGCCCCCGGACTTCCGCGAGAAGTCCGGGGGCGGTTCCGTTTTGCCCATGGTGCTGTGTTCTTTTCTGCGCTGAACACGCCCTGTCCGACACCAACCGTTCGAATACCGGTGACCACGGGGACTGGGCAGGGGCGCGCTTCAGCTGCGCGTAACTCTGGGAGGCCCCCGATATGACGGTGCCGGGCGGAGGTTGTGTGGCTCCGCCCGGCACCGCGCTCCGCGAGCTACTTGGTCACCACGATGGCCTTGATGACGGTCGGGTTCCGGTCGTCGTAGTAGACGAAGACCTGGTGCCCGAAGGCGAAGGCACGCTGGATCTCGTCATGGACGATCTGGCTCGGGTTGATCAGCTGACGCCAGGCGTTGTCGACGAGCAGGTACAGGATCGGCGACTGGCCCCGGGAGGGGCTGCACGACGTCCCAGTACCGGGTGGCGATGTGGCGGATCTCGGGGGCGGGGTGGTTCAGGTTGCACCAAGCACCCGCCACGAAGAGCCTGGGGCGCGGCGGGAGTTCCTGGGGGATACGGGACGAGTTCGTCCCAGTGGCGTTCGGCCCGGCCCTGGCCGACCGTCGACGGGGTCAGCCGGGCCACCGCGGCCTTGATGTCCGGCCGGTTGCCGATGCGCTGCGAGGCGGGCCGGCCAGGAGCGTCCTGCTGCGGTGATCCGGTCGCCTGCAGCACCTCACGGGCCCGTTCGGGCGTCATGAGCGTCAGTCCGGACGCCTTCAGCATGCCCTGGAGCGACGCCGGCGCGCCCACCACGACCGGGGAGGCCGAGGACGTGCCGGAGAAGCTGTCGGTGTACCGGGCGATCTCCTCGGCGCCGCCCTGGAGATCACCGGGCCGGTCCCAGAAGCCGCCGGTCGTGGTGGTCTCGCGGCCCCAGCCGTGCAATTCATCCGGAACGAGAAGTCACGGCATAATCCGGCCGAACACTGCGGGGGCGCCGGTGATGTGATGGGGCGGCAGAGTCATCTGACCGGCCATCGGAAGGATGTTCGGTGAACGGTCCTTCGACACGTCGAAGACTTTCGGGAGCGGGCGTGGCTCTGGGGAACGTGGCCCTCCTCGACCGGCTCGCCGGTACGGCCAATGCGGCCGGAACCGGTGGTGACACCTGGCCGCATCCCTGCCGAGCACACCCCCGAGGATCCTGACGACGGCGGGGGCGGTGCCGGCCGGCACCGCCCCCGCATCCGTCGCATCCCGGCGGGTCAGTCCTCCGAGGACTCCCCGGAACCGGATCCGGACTCGCCGTCGCCGTCCTCGGACCGGCTCTCGCGCTCGGGCCTCGGCGGCTTGAGCGGCCTGGTACGGCCGCCGGCGGTGTCCCGGAGATAGGTGCTGTCACCGCCCTCGGTGGCGTGGCCGCCGTGGGCCTGGGCCGGGCCGCCGTCGCGCCGTCGCAGATAGCGCTCGAACTCGCGGGCGATCGCCTCGCCGGAGGCCTCCGGGAGTTCCGCGGTGTCCCGTGCCTCCTCCAGTGTCCGGACGTACTCCGCCACTTCACTGTCCTCCGCGGCCAGCTGGTCCACCCCGACCTGCCAGGCCCGGGCGTCCTCCGGCAGCTCGCCGAGCGGGATCCGCAAGTCGATCAGATCCTCGAGCCGGTTGAGCAGTGCCAGGGTGGCCTTCGGGTTGGGCGGCTGCGACACATAGTGCGGCACCGCGGCCCACAGGCTCACCGCCGGAACTCCGGCGTGCGTGCAGGCCTCCTGGAGGATGCCGACGATGCCGGTGGGGCCTTCGTACCGGGTCTCCTCCAGATCCATGGTCCTGGCCAGATCCGGGTCGGAGGTCACTCCGCTGACCGGCACCGGACGGGTGTGCGGGGTGTCGCCCAGCAGGGCGCCCAGGATCACCACCATCTCGACGCCCAGCTCATGGGCGAAGCCGAGCAGCTCGTTGCAGAACGAGCGCCAGCGCATGGACGGCTCGATGCCGCGGACCAGGACGAGGTCACGGGGCTTCTCCCCGCCGATCCGTACCACGGAGAGCCGTGTGGTGGGCCAGGTGATCCGGCGGACCCCGCCGTCCAGCCACACCGTGGGCCGGTTGACCTGGAAGTCGTAGTAGTCCTCGGCGTCGAGCGCCGCGAACACCTCGCCCTTCCATTCCCGGTCCAGGTGCGCGACCGCGGTGGAGGCGGCGTCGCCGGCGTCGTTCCAGCCCTCGAACGCGGCCACCATGACCGGGTCGATCAGCTCGGGAACCCCCTCGAGCTCGATCACCCAGGCCTCCTTCCCAAGTTCCCTTGCGTACGCCCCAACCTTACGGCTTTCCCCGGGTCCGGCCGCAGCCCCCGTGCACGGCCGGGTGACGGATCGTCGAGGCAGGCCGCCCGGGGGACCCGTGCCCCCTGGAGCAGGGGAGAATGAGTGCATGGCCCGACGCACCTCACGCCCCTCACGCACCGCACGTCCGCACCGGCACATCGACGCCGGCTCGCCCTGCCCGTGCGGGCTGCCCGCCGTGTACGGCGAGTGCTGCGGGCGCTTTCACGCGGGCACCGCGGCCGCGCCGACCGCGGAGGCGCTGATGCGTTCCCGGTTCAGCGCCTTCGCCGTCGAGGACGAGGCGTATCTGCTGCGCACCTGGCACCCCGACACCCGGCCGTCACGCGTCGACTTCGACCCCGGGATGCGCTGGACCGCACTGGAGATCCTGGACACCGCCGAGGGCAGCGCCTTCCACTCCATGGGCACGGTCACCTTCCGCGCGCACTACACGCACGGCGGACAGGCCGGTGATCTGCACGAGCAGAGCCGCTTTGTGCGGCACGAAGGTGTCTGGGTCTACCTGGACGCCGTCTTCGCGGACTGACACCCGTCCGCCGTGGCCGTCATGGACCTGTTCCTGCGCCGTTGATTTTCCGCTACGCGGGGGTAGGTTGACCCTCCTGCATGTGGCGGTCGCCGGCCGAAGGGGACGACATGGCGGAGCTGGTGGTCATCGGCGGAGGTATCGCCGGGCTCGGGACGGCACTGCTGGCCGCCAGGCGCGGGCATACCGTGGCCCTGTTCGAGCGCGAGGCGCGTGCTCCGGGCAGCGGGCGGGCCGGGCTCGACGAGGACTTCTTCGACTGGCGACGGCCCGGCGTCCCGCAGGCCGCCCAGCCGCATGCGCTGCTCGGCGCGGCCCGCGCCGTCCTGCGCGGCGAGCTGCCCGATGTGTACGAGACGCTGCTGCGGCTCGGCGCCCGTGAGCGGCATGAGCTGGACTGGTTCGGCGAGCGCCCGCCCGCCCGGCCGGGCGACGAGCACCTGGTGCTGACGCAGACCCGGCGGATCGTGCTGGAGTCCGCGCTCACCTCGGCACTGTGCGCCGAACCGGGGGCCGAACTGCGTTACGGCGAGCCGGTGACGGGTCTGATCACCGCCCCCACGAGCCGCCCGCCCAGGGTGACGGGTGTGCGCACCGCGGCCGGCTCGTACACCGCCGACCTGGTCGTCGACGCGGCCGGCCGGCTTGGCGGCACCGAGGTGCGGCTCGCGGCGGCGGGATGCCGGCCCGGGGTGACGGAGTGCCACCGTACGGGCCTGGCGTACTTCTGCCGCTGGTACCGGCTGCCCGGCGGGCGGCTCGACGGGCCGATGCGCCCCTGGACGGTGAACGGCGGTACCTTCGCCGGCTGCGCCGTCTTCCCCTCCGACAACGGTGTGTTCGCGGTGACCCTCTTCGTCCACACCGACGACCCGACGCGCGCGGCGCTGCGCGACCCGGACGTCTTCGAAGCGGCGGCCGCGATGTTCCCGCCGGGCGCGGCCTGGCTGGCACTGGGAGCCGAACCGCTGTCCGACGTACTCCCTGCCGCCGGGCTCGACAACCGCTGGAGTGCGTCGGCCGACGAGGCCGGACAGCCGGTCGTCGCGGGCCTGATCGGCGTCGGCGACACGCTCACCCACACCAATCCCACGCTGGCGCAGGGGATGTCGCTGGCGCTGTGGGCCGCGCGGTGGGTGGCGGACCACGCGGAGGACCAGCCCGGCTCGCCCGGATTCGCCGCCGCTTACCACGCCTGGGCGAAACGGACCCTCAAACCCTGGTTCGACGTCCAGGTCACCGCGGACCGGGAGATCGGGGAACGCCTCGCCACCCGGAGGCGGGCCGTCGGAACCCGTGAGACCGGCGCCCTTTTCGACTGCGCGCTCGACGATCCCGAAGTGATGCGGGCCCGGGCGCGGGTGCGGCACCTCATGGCCTCCCCGGCCGAGGCGTACGGCGCTCCGGAGATCAGGCGGCGGGTCGCCGCCTGGCTCGCCGCGCGCCCCGGCTACGAGCCGAACGCGGGCGGCCCGAGCCGTGCCGCCTGGGAACGGATCACGGGGATCTGAGCACCTCGTCCAGGTCGTAGCGTACGGGCTCCTCCAGCTGGCCGTACGTACAGGAGCCCGGTGCACGGTCCGGGCGCCAGCGGCGGAACTGCGCGGTGTGCCGGAACCGGTCCCCCTCCATGTGGTCGTACGCCACCTCGCAGACCCGTTCCGGGCGCAGCGGCACCCACGACAGGTCCTTCTTGCCGGACCAGCGGCTGGGGGCTCCCGGCAGCCGGACGCTGTCGTGCGCCGACTCGTCCGTCCAAGAGGCCCAGGGGTGGCCCTCGGGCGACTCCATGCGCAGCGGCTCCAGCTCCGCGACCAGCTCCTCGCGGCGGCGCATCGGAAAGGCGGCGCAGACGCCGACATGCTGGAGGTTGCCCTGGCTGTCGAAGAGTCCGAGCAGGAGTGATCCGATGATCGGCCCGCTCTTGTGGAAGCGGTAGCCGGCGACCACACAGTCCGCCGTACGCTCGTGCTTGACCTTGAACATCAGCCGGGCGTCCGGCCGGTAGGGAAGGTCCAGTGGTTTGGCGATCACCCCGTCGAGCCCGGCGCCCTCGTAGCGTTCGAACCACTCCCGGGCGACCTCGATATCGGTGGTGGCGGGCGCGAGATGGACGGGCGGGGCGACGTCCGACAGCGCCTCGGCGAGCAGGGCCCGCCGCTCGGCGAGCGGGGTGTCGAGCAGCGCCGTGTCGTCGAGGGCCAGCAGGTCGAAGGCGACAAAGCTGGCGGGTGTCCGCTCGGCCAGTGTGCGTACGCGCGAGTCCGCGGGGTGGATGCGCTCGGTCAGCCGGTCGAAGTCCAGCCGCCCGCCGTATGCGATCACGATCTCGCCGTCGACGACGCAACGGTCGGGCAGCCGCTCACGCAGCGCCTCGACCAGTTCCGGGAAGTAACGGGTGAGCGGCTTTCCGGTGCGGCTGCCGATGACCACCTCGTCGCCGTCCCGGTGGACGATGGCACGGAAGCCGTCCCACTTCGCCTCGTACTGCATCCCTGGCGGGATCGTGGTCACGGACTTGGCGAGCATCGGTTTCACAGGCGGCATCACCGGCAGGTCCATGCGTTGATTGTCCGGTATGCGGCGTATGTCGGCACAGTCTAAGCTGGCGGCCATGGCCGGAGCGGTGGAACTGGTGGTGGGCGAGCGGACGGTACGTGTGTCCAATCCGGACAAGGTGTACTTTCCGGAGCCCGGCTACACCAAGTTGGACCTGGTCCACTACTACCTCGCCGTCGGTGACGGCATCACCCGCGCCCTGCGGAACCGTCCCACCACCCTGGAGCGCTACCCGGACGGGGTGACCGGCGAGTCCTTCTTCCAGAAGCGCGCCCCCAAGTACCTCCCGGAGTGGATTCCGACCGCGCACATCACCTTCCCGAGCGGCCGGTCCGCGGACGAGATGTGCCCGACCGAACCCGCGGCCGTCCTCTGGGCGGCCAATCTCGGCGCCGTCACCTTCCACCCGTGGCCCGTCCGGCGCGGTGACACCGACCATCCGGACGAGTTGCGTCTCGACCTGGACCCGCAGCCCGGCACCGACTTCGCCGACGCGGTGCGCGCGGCCCATGAACTGCGCGCCGTGCTCGATGACGTCGGCCTGCGCGGCTGGCCCAAGACATCCGGCGGACGCGGGATCCATGTGTTCGTGCCGATCGAACCTCGCTGGACCTTCACCCAGGTGCGGCGTTCCGCCATCGCGTGCGGCCGGGAACTGGAGCGCCGTATGCCTGGCCGGGTGACCACGAAATGGTGGAAGGAGGAGCGCGGCGAGCGGATCTTCGTCGACTACAACCAGACGGCCCGAGACCGCACCATCGCCTCCGCCTACTCCGTCCGGCCCCGCCCGAACGCCCCTGTGTCGGCCCCGTTGCGGTGGGGCGAGCTCGACGACGCGGTGCCGCAGGACTTCGACATCATGACCATGCCCGCCCGGTACGCCGAACTCGGTGATGTCCACGCCGACATGGACAGCCACGCCTTCAGCCTCCGTGCGCTGCTCGACCTGGCCGACCGCGACGAGCGGGATCACGGCATGGGCGACCTGCCGTACCCGCCCGAGTACCCGAAGATGCCCGGCGAGCCCAAACGCGTCCGGCCGAGCCGCGCGAAGCGGCCCGGCCGGAAAGAGACATAGGGCCGGAGCCCGCGGCTACCCGCCGAGGGACCCGCTGCCGAAGCCGCCGCTGTGCCCCTCGTCCCACTTGCGTGGCCTCCTGTGCTTCGCCCGCTTGCTGCCGCCGGAAGTGCGGAGGGCGTACGGCATGAGACGCCGACTGCCGTCCATGGTCCGGGGTACTTCGTCGAGCTCCCGGTACTCGCGGATTTCCCTGACCGGGCCTTTCTTCGGGATGTGCGGCTGGGTCTCCGGGGCCGGCGGCTCCGGCTCCCTGGAACGCACGATCTTTCCCCAGAAGAAGAGCACCAGCAGCGTGCCCGCGACGGCGATGCCGACCAGGAAGAACGGCGCGATGTCCGCCAGGATTTTTGTGTCGACGGCCAGAAATATCGTCTCCATACCCCACAAATACCCTGTCACATGATCAGTAAATCGGATTTACCTATACAAACTGTGAGGTAAGGGTCCAGCGTCGTAGCCGGTCCGCAGGCCAGGTGTTGACGACGCGGGAGGCGGGCACGCCGCAGGCCTCCGCGCGAGCGCAGCCGATGATCTGCCAGTCGAGCTGACCGGGAGCGTGCGCATCGGTGTCGATGGCGAAGTGCACCCCGGACTCCACTGCCTGGCGCAGCAGCCGGGAGGGCGGATCCAGTCGGTCGGGGCGGCAGTTGATCTCGAGGGCGGTACCGGATTCCGTGCATGCCGCGAAGACCTGTGCCGCATCGAAGCGTGATTCCGGCCGTCGGCGGTTGCCGGTGACCAGACGTCCCGTGCAGTGCCCAAGGATGTCGACCAGAGGGTTGCGGACCGCCTTGATCATGCGCCGTGTCATGGCGAGGGGGTCCATGCCCAGTTTCGAGTGCACGGATGCGACGACGACGTCGAGGTGGTCCAGCAGTTCGGGCTGCTGGTCGAGTGAGCCGTCGTCCAGGATGTCGCACTCGATGCCCGTCAGCAGCCTGAACGGGGCCCACTGCCGGTTCAATTCCGCGATCACGTCCAGTTGTTCGCGCAGCCGCTCGGCCGACAGTCCCTTGGCGATCGTCAGTCTGGGGGAGTGGTCGGTGAGGACCGCCCACTCGTGGCCCAGTCCGGCTGCTGTTCTGCCCATTGCCTCGATGGGGCTGCCGCCGTCCGACCAGTCCGAGTGCATATGACAGTCCCCGCGCAGTGCCCGGCGCAGCTCGTTCCCGCCCTGGGCGAGGGGCTCGGCCGCTTCCTCGAGGAGGGTCCGCAGGTACGAGGGTGTCTCTCCGTCGAGCGCCTCGCGGATGACCTTCGCGGACTTGGGGCCGATCCCCTTGACAGCGTCGAGTGTGCCGGCCCGCGCCCGGGCGGTCAGTTCGTCCGCCGGCATGCCGGCGACGACGGAGGACGCGGTGCGGAAGGCCCGTACGCGATAGGTTTCGGCCCCGGCGCGCTCCAGCAGGAAGGCGATTCTCTCCAGGGCTTCGACCGGCTTCATGTATCCGATTTACGCAGATCGGGGCTCGAGTGTCCTGGCGACACCCCAACGCACGGTCGTGCGGACATCGGCGAGTTCAGCCACTGATGTCCAGCACCGTCCACTGCGTGGGCGACGCCTTCTCGCGCACATAGATGCGGGGGCCGCGGCAGACGACCTGGCGGCGGCCGAGACCGGAGCCGTCGGGCCGGACCAGCTGTCCGTATCCGGCCGGCTCGACGGAGGTGTCGGTGAGCCGGCCGTGGGTCAGGCGGTCGTGCTCGTCCTGGTAACCGCCGAAGAAGGTGACGCGCTCGCCGTGGACGGCCAGGCCCTTGGGCCCCTTCACCGGAGTGGTGCGCACCTTCACGCGTTCGTCCGCCCGGATCTCCAGCAGGGGGAAGTGTGTGTACGGACAGGCCCAGGCCGCCCGGCTGCCGACATTGAGCGCGTAGCAGTCGGACATGTCCATGGGCCCCGGGCCAGGCTGGAACTGCCACAGCGGCTCCCCGGTACAGCTGAAGCGGCGCAGACCGGGAGAGCTCAGCGGGTCGTCGCCGTACACTCCCTCGTCGAAATAGCCCACCCAGAGCTCACCCGCCTCGTCGGCGATCAGATGCTCGATGCCGTCGCCGAGGCGGAAAGTCCACGAGGGGCGGCCGAGCGCGTCGAAGACCTGCGCATGCTCCTCGTCCTTGCGGCTGCGGCAGTCCGCGAGGACGAACCCGCCGTCCGGGAGGGCGTCCAGCGCCGGACGGCGAGGCAGGGCCGCGCTGAGGTGGGTTTCCTGTATCCCTCCGTCGTCGGCGGTGACGACAACGGCGTCGTACGGGTCGTCGCCCGCGTGCGCGGGAAGACGCTCGGCCAGCAGCCAGTGCGCTCGCCCCCATGCGTCGACGGTGCTGCTGACGATCTCCAAGCGCCCGTACGTGCGCGGCAGGCGGGCGTACGGCGTCAGGTGTGTCTGCTTCACAGTGCTCCTCGGGGAATGCTGAACGGGTTCCGCGGTGCTCGTGGAACCCGGCGGCGCGTTGGCCGAGGGCGGCAGCGCGGGGCGCCTACGCGGCATGAGCCTTTCGGGTCGTCATACGAGGAGTTTCTCATACGGTGTACGGCGACCATCCGTGCTTCGGCATGCCGATCGTCGGTGGGCGGTGCGAGACTCAGGGAGGCAGAACAGCGGGACCCCGAAAAGGAGCCCACCATGCTCACCACCCGTTTCGTCACCGGCTCCCCGAACTGGATCGACCTCGGCACACCCGACCTCGATCGCGCCGCGGCCTTCTACGG includes these proteins:
- a CDS encoding ATP-dependent DNA ligase; translated protein: MDLPVMPPVKPMLAKSVTTIPPGMQYEAKWDGFRAIVHRDGDEVVIGSRTGKPLTRYFPELVEALRERLPDRCVVDGEIVIAYGGRLDFDRLTERIHPADSRVRTLAERTPASFVAFDLLALDDTALLDTPLAERRALLAEALSDVAPPVHLAPATTDIEVAREWFERYEGAGLDGVIAKPLDLPYRPDARLMFKVKHERTADCVVAGYRFHKSGPIIGSLLLGLFDSQGNLQHVGVCAAFPMRRREELVAELEPLRMESPEGHPWASWTDESAHDSVRLPGAPSRWSGKKDLSWVPLRPERVCEVAYDHMEGDRFRHTAQFRRWRPDRAPGSCTYGQLEEPVRYDLDEVLRSP
- the ligD gene encoding non-homologous end-joining DNA ligase, translated to MAGAVELVVGERTVRVSNPDKVYFPEPGYTKLDLVHYYLAVGDGITRALRNRPTTLERYPDGVTGESFFQKRAPKYLPEWIPTAHITFPSGRSADEMCPTEPAAVLWAANLGAVTFHPWPVRRGDTDHPDELRLDLDPQPGTDFADAVRAAHELRAVLDDVGLRGWPKTSGGRGIHVFVPIEPRWTFTQVRRSAIACGRELERRMPGRVTTKWWKEERGERIFVDYNQTARDRTIASAYSVRPRPNAPVSAPLRWGELDDAVPQDFDIMTMPARYAELGDVHADMDSHAFSLRALLDLADRDERDHGMGDLPYPPEYPKMPGEPKRVRPSRAKRPGRKET
- a CDS encoding DUF6479 family protein, encoding METIFLAVDTKILADIAPFFLVGIAVAGTLLVLFFWGKIVRSREPEPPAPETQPHIPKKGPVREIREYRELDEVPRTMDGSRRLMPYALRTSGGSKRAKHRRPRKWDEGHSGGFGSGSLGG
- a CDS encoding PHP domain-containing protein; this encodes MKPVEALERIAFLLERAGAETYRVRAFRTASSVVAGMPADELTARARAGTLDAVKGIGPKSAKVIREALDGETPSYLRTLLEEAAEPLAQGGNELRRALRGDCHMHSDWSDGGSPIEAMGRTAAGLGHEWAVLTDHSPRLTIAKGLSAERLREQLDVIAELNRQWAPFRLLTGIECDILDDGSLDQQPELLDHLDVVVASVHSKLGMDPLAMTRRMIKAVRNPLVDILGHCTGRLVTGNRRRPESRFDAAQVFAACTESGTALEINCRPDRLDPPSRLLRQAVESGVHFAIDTDAHAPGQLDWQIIGCARAEACGVPASRVVNTWPADRLRRWTLTSQFV